In the genome of Kitasatospora cathayae, one region contains:
- a CDS encoding ABC transporter permease subunit, whose product MSTMTLIRTEAARATEPAPRFTDLLAAEWIKLRSLRSTYWVLALASLAAIAVNFNAVHSDLPYIDHPSAPLPGMPMYRYDPLWHGLNSIAIDLMAVAAGSLGAITVFGEYTTGMIRTTFAAVPDRRGVIAAKVLLIGGITALAGAVVSTASFFGINAMLASRHVGVSITDHGCLRAVLAYAAVVPVCALIGMALGAALRHATASIVSLVVLLFILPLMFGGDRYRWLKEIGTHLPLATVQRLTIRPDSMTTMGKYAPSVLDSWITMGVWAAVAVAVTVVVVRRRDV is encoded by the coding sequence ATGAGCACAATGACCCTGATCCGCACGGAGGCCGCCCGCGCCACCGAGCCGGCGCCCCGGTTCACCGACCTGCTCGCCGCCGAGTGGATCAAGCTGCGCTCGCTGCGGTCGACGTACTGGGTGCTGGCGCTCGCCTCGCTGGCCGCGATCGCCGTCAACTTCAACGCCGTCCACAGCGACCTGCCGTACATCGACCATCCGAGCGCACCGCTGCCCGGCATGCCGATGTACCGGTACGACCCGCTGTGGCACGGCCTCAACAGCATCGCCATCGACCTGATGGCCGTCGCGGCCGGGAGTCTCGGCGCGATCACCGTGTTCGGCGAGTACACCACCGGGATGATCCGCACCACCTTCGCAGCGGTGCCGGACCGGCGGGGCGTGATCGCCGCCAAGGTGCTGCTGATCGGCGGGATCACCGCCCTGGCCGGGGCGGTGGTGTCGACGGCGTCCTTCTTCGGCATCAACGCGATGCTGGCCTCGCGGCACGTCGGGGTCTCCATCACCGACCACGGCTGCCTGCGGGCCGTCCTCGCCTACGCGGCGGTCGTGCCGGTCTGCGCGCTGATCGGGATGGCGCTGGGGGCGGCCCTGCGGCACGCCACCGCCTCGATCGTGTCGCTGGTGGTCCTGCTGTTCATTCTGCCGCTGATGTTCGGCGGGGACCGTTACCGGTGGCTCAAGGAGATCGGCACCCACCTGCCGCTGGCCACCGTCCAACGGCTCACCATCAGGCCGGATTCCATGACCACCATGGGGAAGTACGCGCCGAGCGTTCTGGACTCGTGGATCACCATGGGGGTGTGGGCGGCCGTCGCGGTGGCGGTGACGGTGGTCGTGGTACGGCGCCGGGACGTCTGA
- a CDS encoding response regulator, translated as MIRVVLVDDQPLIRTGLRVLIADAPDLEVVGEAGNGAEAVELVTRLRPDVAVMDIRMPGMDGIEATRRILADPELPTQVLVLTTFDDDDYVYGALRAGASGFLVKDLALETILDGVRVVAAGDALLAPGITRRLIGEFAARPDASARPRKSAEGITEREREVLTLVGRGLSNTEIAEELTISVATAKAHVARLFTKLDARDRVHLVIHAYEFGLVAPS; from the coding sequence GTGATCCGCGTCGTCCTGGTCGACGACCAGCCGCTCATCCGCACCGGCCTGCGCGTGCTCATCGCCGACGCCCCCGACCTGGAGGTGGTCGGCGAGGCCGGCAACGGCGCCGAGGCCGTCGAACTGGTCACCCGGCTGCGCCCCGACGTCGCCGTGATGGACATCCGGATGCCCGGCATGGACGGCATCGAGGCCACCCGCCGGATCCTCGCCGACCCCGAACTGCCCACCCAGGTGCTCGTCCTCACCACCTTCGACGACGACGACTACGTGTACGGCGCGCTGCGCGCTGGGGCGAGCGGCTTCCTGGTCAAGGACCTCGCCCTGGAGACCATCCTGGACGGCGTCCGGGTGGTCGCCGCCGGCGACGCCCTGCTCGCCCCGGGCATCACCCGCCGCCTGATCGGCGAGTTCGCCGCCCGCCCGGACGCCTCCGCCCGGCCCCGGAAGTCCGCCGAGGGCATCACCGAGCGCGAGCGCGAGGTGCTCACCCTGGTCGGCCGCGGCCTGTCCAACACGGAGATCGCCGAGGAACTCACCATCAGCGTGGCCACCGCCAAGGCGCACGTCGCCCGGCTGTTCACCAAGCTGGACGCCCGCGACCGGGTCCACCTGGTCATCCACGCCTACGAGTTCGGCCTCGTCGCGCCGTCCTAG
- a CDS encoding tyrosine-protein phosphatase, with translation MSLVNFRDSAVLSDPEGLRIRPGVLYRSAQPYPAADEEIVAQLRSCDIRTVVDLRDPRETRPADWAAAEAAGIAVVAAPVNPATDALTAHMATMTTAADLGEFYLLLAESAPEAVAVAVEATIRPGAVLLHCAAGKDRTGLLTALLLDLLGVPAERIVADYARTADALPQIFANLAERHRTALNDQGTASRVTDSEGRHLTIPAPLLQAPAEAMSVFLDRIRTRHGGASSFLPACGVPAATLGAFRAKAAATAA, from the coding sequence ATGTCCCTGGTCAACTTCCGCGACTCCGCCGTCCTCAGCGACCCCGAGGGCCTGCGGATCCGCCCCGGCGTGCTGTACCGCTCCGCCCAGCCGTACCCGGCCGCCGACGAGGAGATCGTCGCCCAGCTGCGCTCCTGCGACATCCGCACCGTCGTCGACCTGCGCGATCCCCGCGAGACCCGGCCCGCCGACTGGGCCGCCGCCGAGGCCGCCGGGATAGCCGTGGTCGCCGCCCCGGTGAACCCCGCCACCGACGCCCTCACCGCCCACATGGCGACCATGACCACCGCCGCCGACCTCGGCGAGTTCTACCTGCTGCTCGCCGAGTCCGCCCCCGAGGCCGTCGCCGTCGCCGTCGAGGCCACCATCCGCCCCGGCGCGGTCCTGCTGCACTGCGCCGCCGGCAAGGACCGCACCGGCCTGCTGACCGCCCTGCTGCTCGATCTGCTCGGCGTCCCCGCCGAGCGCATCGTCGCCGACTACGCCCGCACCGCCGACGCCCTCCCGCAGATCTTCGCCAACCTCGCCGAACGCCACCGCACCGCCCTCAACGACCAGGGCACTGCCAGCCGCGTCACCGACTCCGAGGGCCGCCACCTCACCATCCCCGCCCCGCTGCTCCAGGCCCCGGCCGAGGCGATGTCCGTCTTCCTCGACCGCATCCGCACCCGCCACGGCGGCGCCTCGTCCTTCCTCCCCGCCTGCGGCGTCCCGGCCGCCACCCTCGGTGCCTTCCGCGCCAAGGCCGCGGCCACCGCGGCCTGA
- a CDS encoding flotillin family protein: MDTIAVGFGVLVAVVLLILLAVLLFVGRLFQKVEQGKALIVSRTKKVDVTFTGAIVLPILHKAELMDITAKTVEIHRTGRDGLICRDNIRADIRISFFVRVNKTVEDVVKVAQSIGTARASDPQAIQDFFAAKFAEALKTVGKQLDFTDLYTHRHEFRDQIIAVIGTDLNGYTLEDAAIDHLEQTPMSQLDGDNILDAQGIRKITELTAIEHVRTNEYQRNEEKEITRQNVDARETVLELERRQADAEIRQRREIETLRAKEDAVIARVQEEERLNAQTAFLRTEELLGVQRENQAREVAVAQKNRERVIAVENERIEKDRLLEVVGRERETELAVMAKQKEIESRRREVADVVRERVAVERTVAEQEEAVKTLRATEEAERVRKAVVIQAEAQAQEKLVKDIKAAEAAEQAASHKARESLVLAEARQQAAELDAAAKVKLAEGVRAEAAAEGLARVQVREQEAAAVEKVGRAEAAVQTEKAKAAALEVGAKLKAEAEGLTEKAAAMAKLDEASRGHEEYRLRLAAEKDVRLAGLEAQRQIAEAQAALVATGLEKAKIDIVGGDSVFFDKLVQSVTAGKSVDAFVGHSQTAQALAGPWLDGRASFTEDLTRVLSSVSSADVQNLTVSALLLKLIGGGGEQAGQLRQLLESAKKLGIAETPIGALASANGSK, encoded by the coding sequence ATGGACACCATCGCCGTGGGTTTCGGCGTACTCGTCGCCGTCGTGCTGCTCATCCTGCTCGCCGTACTGCTCTTCGTGGGCCGTCTGTTCCAGAAGGTCGAGCAGGGCAAGGCACTGATCGTCTCCCGGACCAAGAAGGTGGACGTCACCTTCACCGGTGCGATCGTCCTGCCGATCCTGCACAAGGCCGAGCTGATGGACATCACCGCCAAGACGGTGGAGATCCACCGGACCGGCCGGGACGGTCTGATCTGCCGGGACAACATCCGGGCGGACATCCGGATCTCCTTCTTCGTCCGGGTGAACAAGACCGTCGAGGACGTCGTCAAGGTGGCGCAGTCGATCGGCACCGCCCGGGCCAGCGACCCGCAGGCGATCCAGGACTTCTTCGCCGCCAAGTTCGCCGAGGCGCTCAAGACCGTCGGCAAGCAGCTGGACTTCACCGACCTCTACACCCACCGGCACGAGTTCCGGGACCAGATCATCGCGGTCATCGGCACCGACCTCAACGGCTACACCCTCGAGGACGCGGCCATCGACCACCTCGAGCAGACCCCGATGAGCCAGCTGGACGGCGACAACATCCTGGACGCCCAGGGCATCCGCAAGATCACCGAGCTGACCGCGATCGAGCACGTGCGCACCAACGAGTACCAGCGCAACGAGGAGAAGGAGATCACCCGGCAGAACGTGGACGCCCGGGAGACCGTCCTGGAGCTCGAACGCCGCCAGGCCGACGCCGAGATCCGCCAGCGCCGCGAGATCGAGACCCTGCGGGCCAAGGAGGACGCGGTGATCGCCCGGGTGCAGGAGGAGGAGCGGCTGAACGCGCAGACCGCCTTCCTGCGCACCGAGGAGCTGCTCGGGGTGCAGCGGGAGAACCAGGCCCGCGAGGTCGCGGTGGCGCAGAAGAACCGCGAGCGGGTGATCGCGGTGGAGAACGAGCGGATCGAGAAGGACCGCCTGCTGGAGGTCGTCGGCCGCGAGCGGGAGACCGAGCTGGCCGTGATGGCCAAGCAGAAGGAGATCGAGTCCCGGCGCCGGGAGGTCGCCGACGTGGTCCGCGAGCGGGTCGCGGTCGAGCGCACCGTCGCCGAGCAGGAGGAGGCCGTCAAGACGCTGCGGGCCACCGAGGAGGCCGAGCGGGTGCGCAAGGCGGTCGTCATCCAGGCCGAGGCGCAGGCGCAGGAGAAGCTCGTCAAGGACATCAAGGCCGCCGAGGCCGCCGAGCAGGCCGCCTCGCACAAGGCCCGCGAGTCGCTGGTGCTGGCCGAGGCCCGGCAGCAGGCCGCCGAGCTGGACGCGGCCGCCAAGGTCAAGCTGGCCGAGGGCGTCCGGGCGGAGGCCGCCGCCGAGGGCCTGGCCCGGGTGCAGGTGCGCGAGCAGGAGGCCGCGGCGGTGGAGAAGGTCGGCCGCGCCGAGGCCGCCGTGCAGACCGAGAAGGCCAAGGCGGCCGCGCTGGAGGTCGGCGCCAAGCTGAAGGCGGAGGCCGAGGGCCTGACCGAGAAGGCCGCGGCGATGGCCAAGCTGGACGAGGCCTCGCGCGGGCACGAGGAGTACCGGCTGCGGCTGGCCGCCGAGAAAGACGTCCGCCTCGCCGGACTGGAGGCGCAGCGGCAGATCGCCGAGGCGCAGGCCGCGCTGGTCGCGACCGGACTGGAGAAGGCGAAGATCGACATCGTCGGCGGGGACTCGGTGTTCTTCGACAAGCTGGTGCAGTCGGTGACGGCCGGCAAGAGCGTGGACGCCTTCGTCGGCCACTCGCAGACCGCCCAGGCGCTGGCCGGGCCGTGGCTGGACGGGCGGGCCAGCTTCACCGAGGACCTCACCCGGGTGCTGTCCTCGGTGTCCAGCGCGGACGTGCAGAACCTGACGGTCTCCGCGCTGCTGCTGAAGCTGATCGGCGGCGGTGGCGAGCAGGCCGGCCAGCTGCGGCAACTGCTGGAATCGGCCAAGAAGTTGGGGATCGCGGAGACGCCGATCGGGGCGCTGGCCTCGGCGAACGGCAGCAAGTAG
- a CDS encoding sensor histidine kinase, with protein MITEPRPPLLRRLPAGVWVAAFWTSIVVFRFFTRAEELRHLFDYHGNTEDMPLVVTAVVTTLVAFLLVPLPLAAVAVALAGGVYSLGMWEVPVTAPVQFLIAEAVVAYCVVTRSRPVSAIATGMPLALLAGLYVWGAVNGYVVNPYAYGGLAATVLIAWLIGNTVRQSRTHAEALRGRAAEQAVTAERLRIARELHDMVAHNIGIIAIQAGMGSRVMDTQPAETRNALDAIEATSRETLAGLRRMLGALRRGEGESAPLEVAPGLAELDRLVEKTAGAGVRVALTRGGEARALPPEVDLAAFRIVQEAVTNVVKHSGTRDCQVTVEYGTERLAVTVVDLGAGTPTHTPGTGYGLAGMRERVALLHGEFSAGPRPGGGFRVAARLPIPKAPEAPEDPEAPEVGETSESSKKAETSATPAPSGRTEESALEVGP; from the coding sequence ATGATCACCGAACCCCGCCCGCCCCTGCTCAGGCGCCTGCCCGCGGGCGTGTGGGTGGCGGCGTTCTGGACGAGCATCGTGGTGTTCCGGTTCTTCACCCGGGCCGAGGAACTGCGCCACCTCTTCGACTACCACGGCAACACCGAGGACATGCCCCTGGTGGTCACCGCCGTGGTCACCACCCTGGTGGCGTTCCTGCTGGTCCCGCTGCCGTTGGCGGCCGTCGCGGTGGCGCTGGCGGGTGGCGTCTACTCGCTCGGGATGTGGGAGGTCCCGGTGACGGCGCCGGTGCAGTTCCTGATCGCGGAAGCGGTGGTCGCCTACTGCGTGGTCACCCGGTCCCGCCCGGTGTCGGCGATCGCGACGGGGATGCCGCTGGCCCTGCTCGCCGGGCTGTACGTCTGGGGCGCCGTCAACGGCTACGTCGTGAACCCGTACGCCTACGGGGGCCTCGCCGCGACCGTCCTGATCGCCTGGCTGATCGGCAACACCGTCCGCCAGAGCCGCACCCACGCCGAGGCCCTGCGCGGCCGCGCCGCCGAGCAGGCCGTCACCGCCGAACGGCTGCGCATCGCCCGCGAGTTGCACGACATGGTGGCCCACAACATCGGCATCATCGCGATCCAGGCCGGCATGGGCAGCCGGGTCATGGACACCCAGCCCGCCGAGACCCGCAACGCGCTCGACGCCATCGAGGCCACCAGCCGGGAGACCCTGGCCGGTCTGCGCCGGATGCTGGGCGCGCTGCGGCGGGGCGAGGGGGAGTCCGCGCCGCTGGAAGTCGCGCCCGGGCTGGCCGAGTTGGACCGGCTGGTGGAGAAGACGGCGGGCGCCGGGGTGCGGGTCGCGCTCACCCGCGGCGGCGAAGCCCGGGCCCTGCCGCCCGAGGTGGACCTCGCCGCCTTCCGGATCGTCCAGGAGGCGGTCACCAACGTGGTCAAGCACTCCGGCACCCGCGACTGCCAGGTCACGGTCGAGTACGGCACGGAGCGACTCGCCGTCACCGTCGTCGATCTGGGCGCGGGCACGCCCACCCACACCCCCGGCACCGGCTACGGCCTGGCCGGCATGCGCGAGCGGGTCGCCCTGCTGCACGGCGAGTTCAGCGCCGGCCCGCGTCCCGGGGGCGGCTTCCGGGTCGCCGCGCGCTTGCCGATCCCCAAGGCGCCCGAAGCACCCGAAGATCCCGAAGCACCCGAAGTAGGCGAAACTTCCGAATCTTCCAAAAAAGCTGAAACTTCCGCAACACCCGCACCATCGGGAAGAACCGAAGAATCCGCCCTGGAGGTGGGACCGTGA
- a CDS encoding DUF4291 domain-containing protein, translating into MTALREIRADHDARTIVLYQAYPPAVADAALAAGRFVSPFSFHRMTWIKPSFRWLMHRSNWAQKPGQTRVLAVRITRAGWEEALSRAVLTTAHPDELAGAEVHVQWDPERTLRGAALNQYSIQVGIGRSLIRTFAEEWVTELTDLTPQVQRIAALVRGGQPAKAQRLLPPERPYQLPAETAQRLDIR; encoded by the coding sequence ATGACCGCACTGCGCGAGATCCGCGCCGACCACGACGCCCGCACGATCGTGCTCTACCAGGCCTACCCGCCGGCCGTCGCCGACGCCGCCCTGGCGGCGGGCCGCTTCGTGTCGCCGTTCAGCTTCCACCGGATGACCTGGATCAAGCCCTCGTTCCGCTGGCTGATGCACCGCAGCAACTGGGCGCAGAAGCCGGGCCAGACCAGGGTGTTGGCGGTCCGGATCACCCGCGCGGGCTGGGAGGAGGCACTGTCCCGCGCCGTCCTCACCACCGCCCACCCGGACGAGCTGGCCGGCGCCGAGGTCCACGTGCAGTGGGATCCGGAGCGGACGCTGCGCGGGGCGGCGCTGAACCAGTACAGCATCCAGGTGGGCATCGGCCGGTCGCTGATCCGCACCTTCGCGGAGGAGTGGGTCACCGAACTCACCGACCTCACACCGCAGGTACAGCGGATCGCCGCGCTGGTCCGCGGTGGGCAGCCGGCGAAGGCGCAGCGGCTGTTGCCGCCCGAACGTCCTTACCAGTTGCCCGCCGAGACCGCGCAGCGCCTCGACATCCGGTGA
- a CDS encoding ABC transporter ATP-binding protein produces MIEIERLTKRYGATTAVDQLTFTVRPGAVTGFLGPNGAGKSTTLRMVLGLNAPTEGTVTVDGVPFAGRPRGLRHIGALLDASDVHGGRSARAHLSALARSNRIPLGRVDEVLAEVGLGKAAGRRIGGFSLGMKQRLGIAGALLGDPPVLLFDEPLNGLDPEGVLWVRGLFRRLADEGRTVFVSSHMMAEMEHTADRLVVIGRGRLIADESLAEFSARNAETSVTVRAPELSPLADALRAEGAEVGLVEPQFAVVTGMPAARIGELAQRHGVVLHELATRTSSLESAFMSLTADSVEYLAGEAR; encoded by the coding sequence GTGATCGAGATCGAGCGACTGACCAAGCGGTACGGCGCCACCACGGCCGTCGACCAGTTGACCTTCACCGTCCGGCCGGGCGCCGTCACCGGTTTCCTCGGCCCCAACGGCGCGGGCAAGTCCACCACGCTGCGGATGGTCCTGGGCCTCAACGCCCCCACCGAGGGCACCGTCACCGTCGACGGCGTGCCCTTCGCGGGCCGGCCGCGCGGACTGCGGCACATCGGCGCCCTGTTGGACGCGAGCGACGTGCACGGCGGGCGCAGCGCCCGGGCCCACCTGTCGGCGCTGGCCCGCAGCAACCGGATCCCGCTCGGGCGGGTCGACGAGGTGCTGGCCGAGGTCGGGCTCGGCAAGGCCGCCGGGCGGCGGATCGGCGGCTTCTCGCTGGGCATGAAGCAGCGCCTGGGCATCGCCGGCGCCCTGCTCGGGGACCCGCCGGTGCTGCTCTTCGACGAGCCGCTGAACGGGCTGGACCCGGAGGGCGTGCTGTGGGTGCGCGGGCTGTTCCGCCGGCTCGCAGACGAGGGGCGGACGGTGTTCGTCTCCAGCCACATGATGGCCGAGATGGAGCACACCGCCGACCGGCTGGTGGTGATCGGCCGCGGCCGGCTGATCGCGGACGAGAGCCTGGCGGAGTTCTCGGCCCGCAACGCGGAGACCTCGGTCACCGTGCGGGCGCCGGAACTGTCGCCGCTGGCCGATGCCTTGCGCGCTGAGGGTGCCGAAGTCGGCCTGGTGGAGCCGCAGTTCGCAGTGGTCACCGGAATGCCGGCGGCGCGGATCGGTGAGCTCGCGCAGCGCCACGGCGTGGTGCTGCACGAGCTCGCCACCCGGACGTCGTCCCTGGAGTCGGCCTTCATGTCCCTGACCGCCGACAGCGTCGAGTACCTGGCTGGAGAGGCCCGATGA
- a CDS encoding PucR family transcriptional regulator, with amino-acid sequence MTETNECDIPTELTEAYLVLLADVSRTGRLLRRDELEGLRRLGEQCAEAGYGLREVVSHCLAAARRAWQTLPGTTAAASVGELRRMGDAVLAATDAALAALGEGHERSQRLAVRQEEAARREFIDDLLHGRSDLGLLAERAERFGLRLAGAYTVAVAVGDEAFADVHPLVHRVERELTGRFGERDVLLASKDGRLVCIAPDSERAVLEAFADLTLRPGPGYHPVLRVATGRRHSGASGVLRSYDEALDALDYAQRLGLSACRLRAEELLVFPVLMRDRAAIADLVRSVLGPLTEARGGARPLLDTIAVQAEAAYVNAEAARRLGLSVRTLGYRLERIKALTGYDPADALQRFTLETAAMGARLLNWPEQPL; translated from the coding sequence GTGACCGAGACGAACGAGTGCGACATACCCACCGAGCTGACCGAGGCGTACCTCGTCCTGCTCGCCGACGTCTCCCGTACCGGGCGCCTGCTGCGCCGGGACGAGCTGGAGGGGCTGCGCCGCCTCGGCGAGCAGTGTGCCGAGGCCGGTTACGGGCTGCGCGAGGTGGTCTCGCACTGCCTGGCCGCGGCCCGGCGGGCCTGGCAGACCCTGCCCGGGACGACCGCCGCGGCCAGCGTCGGCGAGCTGCGCCGGATGGGCGACGCGGTGCTGGCCGCCACCGACGCCGCACTGGCCGCGCTCGGCGAGGGGCACGAGCGGTCCCAGCGCCTGGCGGTCCGTCAGGAGGAGGCGGCCAGGCGGGAGTTCATCGACGACCTGTTGCACGGCCGCAGCGACCTCGGCCTGCTCGCCGAGCGCGCGGAGCGGTTCGGGCTGCGGCTGGCGGGCGCGTACACGGTGGCGGTGGCGGTCGGCGACGAGGCGTTCGCGGACGTCCATCCGTTGGTGCACCGGGTGGAGCGGGAGCTGACCGGGCGGTTCGGCGAGCGGGACGTGCTGCTGGCCAGCAAGGACGGCCGGCTGGTGTGCATCGCCCCGGACTCCGAGCGGGCCGTGCTGGAGGCCTTCGCCGACCTGACGCTGCGCCCCGGCCCCGGTTACCACCCGGTGCTGCGGGTGGCGACCGGCCGTCGGCACTCGGGCGCGAGCGGGGTGCTGCGCAGCTACGACGAGGCGCTGGACGCGTTGGACTACGCCCAGCGGCTGGGCCTGTCGGCCTGCCGCCTGCGGGCCGAGGAGCTGCTGGTCTTCCCGGTGCTGATGCGTGACCGGGCGGCGATCGCCGACCTGGTGCGCAGTGTGCTCGGCCCGCTGACCGAGGCGCGCGGCGGCGCCCGTCCGCTGCTGGACACCATCGCGGTGCAGGCGGAGGCGGCGTACGTGAACGCGGAGGCGGCGCGCCGGCTGGGCCTGAGCGTGCGCACGCTCGGCTACCGGCTGGAGCGGATCAAGGCGCTCACGGGGTACGACCCGGCGGACGCGCTGCAGCGCTTCACCCTGGAAACGGCGGCGATGGGGGCGCGGCTGCTGAACTGGCCGGAGCAGCCGCTGTAG